The proteins below are encoded in one region of Tolumonas auensis DSM 9187:
- a CDS encoding D-ribose ABC transporter substrate-binding protein, which translates to MKRNFFKPCLIALSLAAATSAYADNGLIAIITPSHDNPFFKAEAEGAKAKATELGYSTLVASHDDDVNKQNQLITTAIARKAKAIILDNAGSDATIGSLKTAKEAGIPAFLIDREINETGVAVSQIVSNNYQGAQLGAQKFVELMGEKGKYVELLGRESDTNAHVRSQGYHDVIDDYADMKMVAQQTANWSQTEAFTRMESILQANPDIKGVISGNDTMALGAEAALKAAGRNDVIVVGFDGSDYVRDSIIAKSNIKATVLQPAWDQAQMAVVQADQYIKTGKSGKDEKQLMDCILIDENNAKNLDTFSLKK; encoded by the coding sequence ATGAAAAGAAATTTCTTCAAACCATGTTTGATTGCTTTGTCTCTTGCTGCAGCTACAAGTGCGTATGCCGACAATGGTTTGATTGCCATTATCACACCTTCGCATGATAACCCTTTCTTTAAAGCTGAAGCTGAAGGTGCGAAGGCCAAAGCGACGGAACTGGGATATTCCACTTTGGTCGCCTCACATGATGATGATGTGAACAAGCAAAACCAACTTATTACGACTGCAATTGCGCGGAAAGCAAAAGCCATCATCCTCGACAACGCAGGATCTGATGCAACAATCGGTTCATTAAAAACCGCAAAAGAAGCGGGCATTCCAGCATTCCTGATTGACCGAGAAATCAATGAAACTGGTGTGGCAGTGTCACAGATTGTTTCGAACAACTATCAGGGCGCTCAACTTGGTGCTCAGAAATTTGTTGAATTGATGGGTGAAAAAGGTAAATACGTCGAATTATTAGGACGTGAATCAGACACCAACGCGCATGTACGTTCTCAAGGCTATCATGATGTCATTGATGATTATGCTGATATGAAAATGGTAGCTCAGCAAACAGCTAACTGGAGTCAGACTGAAGCATTCACTCGTATGGAGTCAATTCTGCAGGCTAACCCGGATATTAAAGGTGTTATTTCTGGTAATGACACAATGGCATTAGGCGCTGAAGCTGCATTAAAAGCTGCTGGTCGTAATGATGTTATTGTGGTCGGTTTTGATGGTAGTGATTATGTCCGCGATTCTATTATAGCGAAAAGTAATATCAAAGCGACCGTTCTGCAGCCTGCCTGGGATCAAGCTCAAATGGCAGTTGTTCAGGCTGATCAATATATCAAAACCGGAAAATCAGGTAAGGATGAAAAGCAGTTAATGGATTGTATTTTAATTGATGAGAATAATGCTAAAAACTTAGATACGTTCTCTCTTAAAAAATAA
- the ytfE gene encoding iron-sulfur cluster repair protein YtfE produces MSLLEQTIASIACEIPGATRVFHKFKLDFCCGGQQPLKDAIAHRNLDAALVVAELEQVQQLPSEDTDWRTAEPAALIDFILERFHALHRIQLPELARLARRVEHVHSDKPGCPLGLADHLLYMQQEMESHMQKEEQILFPMLKAGHNNMVQGPIAMMRFEHEQHGEGLEELSRLTNDITPPEGACVTWRALYTGLTQLREDLMQHIHLENNILFANATLPQ; encoded by the coding sequence ATGTCCTTACTCGAACAAACTATTGCCAGCATTGCCTGTGAAATTCCTGGTGCTACCCGCGTATTCCATAAATTTAAACTGGATTTCTGCTGCGGTGGCCAGCAACCGTTAAAAGATGCCATTGCTCATCGTAATCTGGATGCCGCTCTGGTCGTGGCTGAACTGGAACAGGTACAGCAATTACCGAGTGAAGATACCGACTGGCGTACCGCTGAACCGGCTGCATTGATCGATTTCATTCTTGAGCGCTTTCATGCCCTGCATCGCATTCAGTTACCGGAACTGGCTCGTCTGGCCCGCCGCGTTGAGCATGTACATTCCGACAAACCAGGTTGCCCGTTAGGTCTGGCCGACCACCTGCTTTATATGCAGCAGGAAATGGAAAGCCATATGCAGAAAGAAGAACAGATCCTGTTCCCGATGTTAAAAGCCGGCCACAACAACATGGTTCAGGGGCCGATCGCCATGATGCGTTTTGAACATGAACAGCATGGTGAAGGCCTGGAAGAGCTCTCCCGCCTAACCAACGATATCACACCACCGGAAGGTGCCTGTGTGACATGGCGTGCGCTTTATACCGGTCTGACCCAGTTACGCGAAGATCTGATGCAGCATATCCATCTGGAAAACAACATTCTGTTTGCGAATGCCACTTTGCCGCAATAA
- the tkt gene encoding transketolase, with protein sequence MSLDPKTLANAVRMLSVDAVQQANSGHPGAPMGMADIAEVLWRHHLKHNPTDPTWINRDRFVLSNGHGSMLLYSLLHLTGYDLPLAELKQFRQLHSKTPGHPEYGYAPGIETTTGPLGQGIANAVGMALAEKTLAAQFNKPGHDIVDHYTYAFMGDGCLMEGISHEVCSLAGTLELGKLIAFWDDNGISIDGHVDGWFTDDTPARFRAYGWQVIDAVDGHDPQAIDRAIKEAKKDQQRPTLICCKTIIGYGSPNKSGSHDCHGAPLGKDEVTKVRELLHWPHAPFEIPQDIYQAWDGKAQGQLVQKQWNQQFAAYQEVFPQEAAELLRRSAGTLTADWADKANAYIADLQANPANIASRQASQKALNEYAKILPELLGGSADLAPSNLTRHTSALDVSAETPQGNYMHYGVREFGMSAIMNGITLHGGFIPYGGTFLMFMEYARNAVRMAALMKQRSIFVYTHDSIGLGEDGPTHQPVEQLASLRLTPNMETWRPCDQVESAVAWKAAIERQNGPSALIFSRQALTQQPRTTQQVSDIERGGYTLLDCDGTPELIILATGSEVGLAVNAANTLSAEGKKVRVVSLPCTERFDKQTAEYREQVLPKAIRARLAIEASVADYWQRYTGLDGTVIGMTSFGESAPAEQLFKLFGFSDENVLSKARELLS encoded by the coding sequence ATGAGTTTAGACCCGAAAACCCTGGCTAATGCCGTGCGTATGCTGAGCGTGGATGCTGTACAGCAGGCCAATTCCGGCCACCCCGGTGCGCCGATGGGTATGGCGGATATCGCTGAAGTATTGTGGCGTCATCATCTCAAACACAACCCGACTGACCCAACCTGGATCAACCGCGACCGCTTTGTGCTCTCTAACGGTCATGGTTCGATGCTGCTGTATTCGCTGTTGCATCTCACCGGTTATGACCTGCCACTGGCCGAGTTAAAACAATTCCGTCAGCTGCACAGTAAGACGCCGGGCCATCCGGAATACGGTTATGCGCCGGGTATCGAAACCACCACCGGCCCGCTCGGTCAGGGCATTGCCAATGCGGTGGGTATGGCTTTAGCGGAGAAAACACTGGCGGCACAGTTTAATAAACCCGGCCATGACATCGTTGACCACTACACCTATGCCTTTATGGGCGACGGCTGTCTGATGGAAGGGATTTCGCATGAAGTGTGTTCACTGGCGGGAACCTTGGAGCTGGGTAAGCTGATTGCGTTCTGGGATGACAACGGTATCTCGATTGATGGGCATGTGGATGGCTGGTTTACAGATGACACCCCCGCCCGCTTTCGCGCTTACGGCTGGCAGGTTATCGACGCAGTGGACGGTCATGACCCGCAGGCGATTGACCGGGCGATTAAAGAAGCGAAGAAAGACCAGCAACGGCCGACGCTGATTTGCTGTAAAACCATCATTGGTTACGGTTCACCAAATAAATCCGGCAGTCACGATTGTCATGGGGCACCACTGGGTAAAGATGAAGTCACCAAAGTGCGCGAATTACTGCACTGGCCGCATGCGCCATTTGAAATTCCACAGGATATCTATCAGGCGTGGGATGGCAAAGCCCAAGGCCAGCTAGTTCAAAAACAGTGGAACCAGCAGTTTGCGGCTTATCAGGAAGTGTTCCCGCAGGAAGCGGCTGAGTTACTGCGTCGTAGTGCTGGCACCTTAACGGCGGATTGGGCAGACAAAGCCAACGCCTACATCGCGGATTTACAGGCCAACCCGGCCAATATCGCCAGCCGTCAGGCCAGCCAGAAAGCGCTCAATGAATACGCGAAAATTTTACCTGAATTACTCGGTGGTTCCGCGGATTTAGCGCCGTCCAATCTGACCCGCCACACATCAGCGTTAGACGTCAGCGCAGAAACACCACAAGGCAACTACATGCACTACGGTGTGCGTGAGTTTGGTATGTCGGCCATCATGAACGGTATTACCCTGCACGGCGGTTTCATTCCTTATGGCGGCACCTTCCTGATGTTTATGGAATATGCCCGTAACGCAGTCCGCATGGCAGCACTGATGAAGCAACGCTCCATCTTTGTATATACCCACGACTCGATTGGTCTGGGTGAAGACGGCCCGACCCACCAGCCGGTGGAGCAACTCGCCAGCTTACGACTGACCCCGAACATGGAAACCTGGCGCCCTTGTGACCAGGTGGAATCTGCGGTGGCATGGAAAGCAGCGATTGAACGTCAGAATGGCCCGAGTGCGCTGATCTTCAGCCGTCAGGCACTGACGCAGCAGCCAAGAACCACCCAGCAAGTCAGTGACATTGAACGCGGTGGTTACACCCTGCTGGACTGCGACGGCACCCCGGAACTGATTATTCTGGCCACCGGTTCGGAAGTGGGCCTGGCGGTTAACGCTGCCAACACGCTGAGTGCGGAAGGCAAGAAAGTCCGCGTTGTTTCCCTGCCCTGCACCGAACGGTTTGACAAACAAACGGCGGAATACAGAGAACAGGTGCTGCCGAAAGCCATCCGCGCCCGTCTGGCGATTGAAGCCAGCGTTGCCGATTACTGGCAGCGTTATACCGGCCTCGATGGCACTGTGATTGGCATGACCAGCTTCGGTGAATCCGCTCCGGCAGAGCAGTTGTTCAAGCTGTTTGGTTTCAGTGACGAGAATGTGCTGAGTAAAGCACGCGAGTTACTCAGTTAA
- the norR gene encoding nitric oxide reductase transcriptional regulator NorR translates to MFDDSILLDLTSELPRSVRQERLVVAIRTYFGCGAVGLLKLDGDCLCPVAVDGLAHETLGRRFVVAQHPRLVTILSSRSAVRFEPGSPLPDPYDGLLDSQRGMPLPVHDCMGISLYLEGRLWGALTLDAFDGCVFDEQAGDKLAHSAILAEAVVRMSRLEEEIRASRAGSLVSETLLVDEQGSGEGEIIGQSAILLKLLHELDVVANSELPVLLLGETGVGKELFARRLHRKSPRHNAPLIHVNCAALPESLAESELFGHVKGAFSGAMSDRPGRFEAANGGTLFLDEVGELPLTVQAKLLRTLQNGEIQRLGADQPRKVDVRIIAATNRQLHEQVREGQFRADLYHRLSVYPVPIPPLRERGNDVLLLAGNFLELNRARLGFRSLRLSPAAEQALCSYDWPGNVRELEHVISRAALRAVSRGALRTEIVTLEPEHLALDATIIRTINKAENALIPEIESNEPAVSLKIAVDGYQRQLIRQTLEICQGNWANVARRLELDPSNLHKLAKRLGLK, encoded by the coding sequence ATGTTCGATGATTCAATTTTGCTTGATCTCACCAGCGAGTTACCGCGCTCTGTTCGTCAGGAACGGCTGGTGGTGGCGATCCGGACTTATTTCGGTTGTGGGGCGGTTGGTTTACTGAAGCTGGACGGCGATTGTCTGTGTCCGGTGGCGGTTGATGGCCTGGCACATGAAACCTTAGGTCGCCGCTTTGTGGTGGCGCAACATCCCCGTCTCGTTACTATTTTATCCAGTCGATCAGCGGTTCGTTTTGAGCCGGGAAGTCCTTTGCCTGATCCTTATGATGGGTTACTGGATTCGCAACGCGGGATGCCATTACCTGTGCACGATTGCATGGGGATCAGCCTGTATCTGGAAGGCCGGCTGTGGGGCGCATTAACGCTGGATGCTTTTGACGGCTGTGTGTTTGATGAACAGGCCGGAGATAAACTGGCTCACAGCGCCATTCTGGCTGAAGCCGTAGTACGCATGAGCCGTCTTGAGGAAGAGATTCGTGCTTCGCGTGCTGGCAGCCTCGTTTCAGAAACCTTGCTGGTGGATGAACAAGGTTCTGGAGAAGGCGAAATTATTGGGCAAAGTGCCATTTTGCTGAAGCTGCTGCATGAGCTGGATGTCGTCGCTAATTCAGAATTGCCGGTATTGCTGTTAGGTGAAACCGGCGTTGGGAAAGAGCTGTTTGCCCGCCGTTTACACCGTAAATCCCCCCGGCATAATGCGCCGCTTATTCATGTGAACTGTGCGGCGTTACCGGAGTCGCTGGCGGAAAGTGAGTTATTTGGTCATGTAAAAGGCGCGTTCTCCGGTGCCATGAGCGATCGTCCCGGCCGGTTTGAGGCAGCCAATGGCGGTACTTTATTTCTGGATGAAGTGGGTGAGTTGCCATTGACGGTGCAGGCTAAATTGCTGCGCACGCTGCAAAACGGCGAGATCCAGCGACTGGGTGCGGATCAACCACGAAAAGTAGATGTCCGGATCATTGCCGCAACTAACCGTCAGTTGCATGAACAGGTAAGGGAAGGACAGTTCCGTGCCGATCTTTATCACCGTTTGTCGGTATATCCGGTGCCGATCCCTCCGTTGCGCGAACGCGGCAATGATGTGCTGTTACTGGCAGGTAATTTCCTTGAGCTTAATCGCGCACGGCTTGGATTTCGCAGTCTGCGGCTATCACCGGCTGCCGAGCAAGCGCTCTGTTCCTATGACTGGCCGGGCAATGTACGCGAGCTGGAACATGTGATCAGCCGGGCCGCTTTACGAGCTGTCAGCCGCGGGGCATTAAGAACCGAGATTGTCACTCTTGAGCCGGAGCATCTGGCGCTTGATGCAACCATTATCAGGACGATAAACAAAGCAGAAAATGCGCTTATTCCTGAGATAGAGAGTAATGAACCAGCGGTGTCTTTAAAGATTGCGGTGGATGGTTATCAGCGGCAGTTGATCCGCCAGACGCTGGAAATTTGTCAGGGTAACTGGGCTAATGTTGCCCGCCGGCTGGAGCTTGATCCAAGTAATTTGCACAAATTGGCGAAGCGGTTGGGGTTGAAATAA
- the tal gene encoding transaldolase, protein MSSLLNQLRAMTTVVADTGELPAIKLYSPEDATTNPSLILKAVSSPEYAPLLEQVVSQAKQLSADIAVQVEEAADRLIVAIGCEVLKHVPGRISTEVDARLSFDTAATIEKARKLIGLYEYQGIPRSRVLIKIASTWEGIRAAEQLEKEGINCNLTLLFSFAQARACAEAGAYLISPFVGRILDWYKAKTGETYTAENDPGVKSVKAIYQYYKQHGYNTVVMGASFRSAEEVLALAGCDRLTISPNLLQDLDAQSGELVRQLADDGLRLPRPTPLSEAEFRWQHNEDAMATEKLAEGIRNFAIDQVKLEQLLATRLA, encoded by the coding sequence GTGAGCAGTTTGTTAAATCAATTACGTGCCATGACCACCGTGGTGGCTGACACTGGCGAATTACCCGCCATTAAATTGTATTCCCCCGAAGATGCGACAACTAACCCATCACTGATTTTAAAAGCCGTCTCCAGTCCGGAATATGCGCCACTACTGGAACAGGTAGTGTCTCAGGCCAAACAACTTTCTGCCGATATCGCTGTGCAGGTCGAAGAAGCCGCCGACCGTCTGATTGTGGCGATTGGTTGTGAAGTCCTGAAACATGTGCCGGGCCGTATCTCCACCGAAGTCGATGCGCGTTTGTCGTTTGATACCGCCGCCACCATCGAAAAAGCCCGCAAGCTGATTGGCTTGTATGAGTATCAGGGTATTCCCCGTTCCCGTGTGCTGATTAAAATCGCCTCAACCTGGGAAGGTATCCGTGCCGCGGAACAGCTGGAAAAAGAAGGCATTAACTGCAACCTGACGTTGCTGTTTTCATTCGCTCAGGCCCGCGCCTGTGCCGAAGCCGGTGCCTATCTGATTTCGCCGTTTGTCGGCCGAATTCTGGACTGGTACAAAGCCAAAACCGGTGAAACCTATACCGCCGAAAATGACCCGGGCGTGAAATCGGTGAAAGCGATTTATCAGTATTACAAACAGCATGGCTACAACACCGTGGTAATGGGCGCGAGTTTCCGCAGTGCGGAAGAGGTGCTGGCACTGGCAGGTTGTGATCGTCTGACTATCAGCCCGAACCTGCTGCAGGATCTGGATGCGCAGTCCGGTGAGCTGGTACGTCAGCTGGCTGATGACGGTTTGCGTCTGCCACGCCCAACGCCGCTGAGTGAAGCCGAGTTCCGCTGGCAGCACAATGAAGATGCGATGGCGACCGAGAAGCTGGCGGAAGGTATCCGTAATTTTGCGATTGATCAGGTGAAGCTGGAGCAGTTGCTGGCTACTCGTCTGGCTTGA
- a CDS encoding DUF2291 family protein has product MLCSKNIKFGVIVVWMCTMLSGCDVVKLDQDGKPILPMSAEDAASIKNMTPKDIAEKLWGQIVPEAKQKSITWEKIKSEVTTAKSGKNKSYFVSFEGVVDALDTSTKERSIKINVAGDNVSLQLGPIVKGNAIRDAASFIQFDQFKNQVQFAKLSKELNKKALLGISMPDAAWQGKSVDVLAAATISDNGVVDIIPIEIIKR; this is encoded by the coding sequence ATGCTGTGCTCTAAAAACATAAAATTTGGTGTGATTGTTGTTTGGATGTGCACCATGCTGTCCGGGTGTGATGTTGTAAAATTGGATCAGGATGGAAAGCCGATTTTACCTATGTCGGCAGAAGATGCTGCCTCGATTAAAAATATGACACCAAAAGATATTGCTGAAAAATTATGGGGGCAAATTGTTCCTGAAGCTAAACAAAAGTCTATTACCTGGGAGAAAATTAAATCTGAGGTAACGACTGCTAAATCTGGCAAGAATAAAAGTTATTTTGTGAGTTTTGAGGGGGTTGTTGATGCCTTGGATACTTCGACAAAAGAACGCTCTATAAAAATAAATGTTGCTGGCGATAATGTGTCATTGCAGTTAGGTCCGATCGTAAAAGGAAATGCAATTCGTGATGCGGCATCATTTATTCAGTTTGATCAGTTTAAAAATCAGGTTCAATTTGCCAAATTATCTAAAGAGTTAAATAAAAAGGCTCTGCTTGGAATATCAATGCCTGATGCTGCCTGGCAAGGTAAGTCGGTTGATGTGTTAGCTGCAGCGACAATAAGTGATAATGGTGTTGTTGATATTATTCCTATTGAGATTATTAAAAGGTGA